A genome region from Glycine max cultivar Williams 82 chromosome 5, Glycine_max_v4.0, whole genome shotgun sequence includes the following:
- the LOC100790937 gene encoding E3 ubiquitin-protein ligase RGLG5 isoform X2, which translates to MLLELETWTALVVLFLLVLILKESIMGGKSSKRSERRHVSSYGSAGSSSSRDSYGYPQSPNAYPQQNPYNTPLHHRAPAPFHDYSRPKRRLDRRYSRIADDYHSLDEVTTALSHAGLESSNLIVGIDFTKSNEWTGKRSFNRKSLHHIGSGQNPYEQAISIIGKTLSVFDEDNLIPCFGFGDASTHDQDVFSFHSDERFCHGFEEVLSRYRDIVPRLRLAGPTSFAPIIEMAMTIVEQSGGQYHVLLIIADGQVTRSVDTQHGQLSPQEEKTIDAIVKASEYPLSIVLVGVGDGPWDMMREFDDNIPARAFDNFQFVNFTEIMSESIDSSRKEREFALSALMEIPSQYKATIDLGILGARRGHSADRVPLPPPHYERASSSSTIPLPSNSFQQSTPTYYDNVNAESSSRNLYDSKVCPICLTNDKDMAFGCGHQTCCDCGENLECCPICRSTITTRIKLY; encoded by the exons ATGCTTCTAGag CTAGAGACTTGGACAGCTttggttgttttgtttttgcttgTGTTGATTCTAAAGGAGTCGATCATGGGAGGTAAGAGTTCAAAACGGTCTGAAAGAAGGCATGTTTCATCATATGGATCTGCTGGTTCTTCATCTTCACGGGATAGCTATGGATACCCTCAATCACCAAATGCATACCCACAACAAAATCCTTATAATACGCCTCTTCACCACCGTGCACCAGCTCCATTCCACGACTATTCACGGCCAAAAAGGAGGTTAGATAGGAGATATTCAAGAATAGCTGATGATTACCATTCACTGGATGAG GTTACCACTGCTCTTTCACATGCTGGCCTGGAATCTTCTAATCTCATTGTTGGCATTGATTTTACAAAGAGCAACGAGTGGACAG GGAAGAGGTCATTCAACCGAAAAAGTTTACATCATATAGGAAGTGGTCAAAATCCTTATGAACAAGCAATCTCGATTATTGGGAAAACTTTAAGTGTTTTTGACGAGGATAACTTGATTCCTTGTTTTGGATTTGGAGATG CATCAACACATGATCAAGATGTCTTCAGTTTCCATTCAGATGAGAGGTTCTGCCATGGATTTGAGGAAGTTTTGTCAAGATATAGAGATATTGTTCCTCGCCTGCGTCTAGCAG GACCCACTTCATTTGCCCCAATTATTGAGATGGCCATGACTATAGTTGAGCAAAGTGGCGGCCAATATCATGTCCTGCTAATAATTGCTGATGGACAG GTGACCAGAAGTGTTGACACACAACATGGCCAGCTAAGTCCACAGGAAGAGAAGACAATTGATGCAATTGTAAAAGCCAG TGAGTATCCACTTTCAATAGTTTTGGTGGGAGTTGGAGATGGACCATGGGATATGATGAGGGAATTTGATGATAACATCCCAGCTCGAGCATTTGACAATTTTCAG TTTGTGAATTTTACGGAAATAATGTCAGAGAGTATAGACTCAAgcagaaaagagagagagtttgCACTATCAGCTTTGATGGAGATACCTTCTCAATATAAGGCAACCATAGACCTTGGCATATTGGG TGCACGGAGAGGACATTCAGCAGACAGGGTTCCTCTACCTCCACCTCATTATGAGAGGGCTTCCAGCAGCAGCACAATACCTCTTCCTTCAAACAGTTTTCAGCAGAGCACACCAACATATTATGATAATGTTAACGCAGAATCATCTTCAAGAAACTTATATGATAGTAAG GTTTGCCCGATTTGTCTTACTAATGATAAGGATATGGCATTTGGTTGCGGGCACCAG ACTTGCTGTGACTGTGGAGAAAACCTCGAATGCTGCCCCATTTGCCGAAGCACAATCACTACCAGAATAAAGCTTTACTAG
- the LOC100791466 gene encoding uncharacterized protein, translated as MSRRETNPHFSRSSQPEYIDDRDTEPYPLVPRRKRRDQPSTQVAPPIPVALPAEHEDRVPLRTRPQHEDHVPLQPQVEDHPHPPPPILQEPRRGKQRSPRRQPTNQGFRPVKSKVNFQEPPPSADVPPLLPPLNYPPEHRHQPRRDPRLSGIKLPKEQKSQPLTWLGACLCVIFWLIIIIGGLIVLIVYFVFRPQSPHFDVSSVTLNAAYLDLGYLLNADLTMLANFTNPNKKVHVDFSSVIIYLYYGSTLIATQYVEPFYAARLQSRFAYIHMVSSQVQLPLRESQRLVKQMEGNGVMLEVRGVFRARSKLGTILRYSYNLYGRCSVMLTRPPDGILLKKKCRTKR; from the coding sequence ATGTCTCGTCGAGAAACCAACCCTCATttttcaagatcatcacagccTGAATATATAGATGATCGTGATACCGAACCTTATCCACTTGTGCCACGCCGAAAACGCCGAGACCAACCATCCACACAAGTAGCTCCACCTATACCAGTTGCATTGCCAGCTGAGCATGAAGATCGTGTTCCATTACGAACACGACCTCAGCATGAAGACCATGTTCCATTGCAACCTCAGGTAGAAGATCATCCACACCCACCACCACCTATTCTCCAAGAACCTCGCCGTGGCAAGCAAAGAAGTCCACGTAGACAGCCAACAAATCAAGGTTTCCGGCCGGTTAAGTCAAAGGTAAATTTTCAAGAACCACCTCCCTCGGCTGATGTCCCTCCACTGCTGCCACCGCTGAACTATCCCCCCGAGCATCGGCACCAGCCACGCCGCGATCCCCGCCTCAGCGGTATAAAGTTGCCCAAGGAGCAAAAGTCTCAACCCTTGACATGGTTAGGTGCTTGCTTGTGTGTGATATTTTGGCTTATCATAATCATAGGAGGCTTAATAGTCCTTATAGTGTACTTTGTATTTCGCCCCCAAAGTCCTCATTTTGATGTGTCTAGTGTGACCTTAAATGCTGCATACCTTGACCTTGGATACCTACTCAATGCTGATCTAACCATGCTGGCTAACTTCACAAATCCAAACAAGAAGGTGCATGTGGACTTCAGCTCAGTGATCATTTATCTCTACTATGGAAGTACCCTTATTGCCACTCAATATGTTGAGCCTTTCTATGCTGCAAGGCTTCAATCAAGGTTTGCATATATCCACATGGTCTCTAGTCAAGTTCAGCTGCCATTAAGAGAGAGCCAGAGGCTTGTGAAACAAATGGAAGGCAATGGCGTTATGCTTGAAGTGAGGGGAGTTTTCAGGGCAAGGTCCAAATTGGGAACCATCTTAAGGTATTCATATAATCTTTATGGCCGTTGCAGTGTCATGCTAACACGCCCTCCTGATGGTATTTTGCTCAAAAAGAAATGCAGAACAAAGCGCTGA
- the LOC100781547 gene encoding golgin subfamily A member 4 produces MAGTGDLDANAVLSDVEDDGGDPFPTATKLPSPEDVSVEKFREALAELDRERQARVAAENTKSELQVSFNRLKALAHEAIKKRDEFGRQRDDAIREKEETATQLEETAKERDALRSEIGNSSHMMVTGMEKISAKVSSFSGNALPLPRSQKYTGMAAVAYGVIKRANEIVEELLKQNEATTKARNEAREQMEQRNYEIAIEVSQLEATISGLRDEVAKKVLTVEDLERDLAVRDQRLNEVSENLSKEQSEALQLKEFVGECEEKLSKLESRMESQRPLLIDQLSFVSKIHNQICNVVRIIDHGSTEELSESLFVPQETDVEENIRASLAGMESIYELTKIVVQKAKDVLEEKDREIKSLHETLARLVREKDQIGSFLRSALSKRVAVDPSSRKSELFQAAENGLREAGIDFKFSKLLGDGKVAASNDKSDTTEKEEDEIYSLAGALEDVVKASQLEIIELKHTVGELRAELSLLKQHVEAQAKELDHRMHRVEELEEKERVANENIEGLMMDIAAAEEEINRWKVAAEQEAAAGRGVEQEFVAQLSALKQEFEEAKQSMLESEKKLNFKEETAAAAMAARDAAEKSLKLADLRSSRLRDRVEELTHQLEEFENREDSRSHNRPRYVCWPWQWLGMDFVGFQQRPDTQQEASNEMELSEPLL; encoded by the exons ATGGCCGGCACCGGCGACCTAGATGCCAATGCGGTGCTCAGCGACGTCGAGGACGACGGCGGCGATCCGTTTCCGACCGCCACGAAGCTTCCCTCGCCGGAAGACGTCTCCGTCGAGAAATTCCGGGAGGCTCTCGCGGAGCTCGATCGGGAGCGGCAAGCGCGCGTTGCTGCGGAGAATACGAAGTCAGAATTGCAGGTTTCGTTCAACCGATTGAAGGCGCTGGCACACGAGGCCATAAAGAAGCGCGATGAGTTCGGTCGCCAGCGAGACGACGCCATTCGGGAGAAGGAGGAGACGGCGACGCAATTAGAAGAAACCGCGAAGGAACGCGACGCGCTGCGATCGGAGATTGGGAATTCGAGCCACATGATGGTCACCGGCATGGAGAAGATCTCGGCGAAGGTGAGCAGCTTCTCCGGCAACGCGCTGCCGCTGCCGCGTTCGCAGAAATACACCGGCATGGCGGCGGTGGCGTACGGCGTAATCAAGCGCGCGAATGAGATCGTGGAGGAGCTTTTGAAGCAGAACGAGGCGACCACGAAGGCTAGGAACGAGGCGAGGGAGCAGATGGAGCAGCGGAATTACGAGATTGCCATTGAGGTTTCTCAGCTTGAGGCCACGATCAGTGGCTTGAGGGATGAGGTTGCAAAGAAGGTTTTAACTGTTGAGGATTTGGAGAGGGATTTAGCTGTTAGGGATCAGAGGCTGAATGAGGTTTCGGAGAATTTGAGCAAGGAGCAAAGTGAGGCTTTGCAGTTGAAGGAGTTTGTTGGTGAGTGTGAGGAGAAGTTGAGTAAGTTGGAATCTCGGATGGAATCACAGAGGCCTTTGTTGATTGATCAGTTGAGTTTTGTTTCCAAAATTCACAACCAGATTTGCAATGTTGTTAGGATAATTGACCACGGTAGCACCGAAGAGCTATCTGAATCGTTGTTTGTCCCGCAAGAAACGGATGTTGAGGAGAATATTCGTGCCTCTTTGGCTGGGATGGAGTCCATATATGAGTTGACCAAGATTGTTGTTCAGAAAGCTAAGGATGTGCTTGAGGAGAAGGATCGTGAGATTAAGAGTTTACATGAGACGTTGGCTCGGTTAGTTAGGGAGAAGGATCAAATTGGTTCTTTTCTTAGGAGTGCTTTGTCTAAGAGGGTGGCAGTTGATCCGTCTTCTAGAAAGAGTGAGCTGTTTCAAGCTGCAGAGAATGGGTTGAGAGAGGCTGGAATAGATTTCAAATTCAGTAAGCTTCTTGGAGATGGGAAAGTTGCAGCTTCAAATGACAAGTCTGATACAACGGAAAAAGAAGAGGATGAAATATACTCCCTG GCTGGTGCTTTGGAGGATGTTGTTAAGGCATCTCAGCTTGAGATCATCGAGCTGAAGCATACTGTGGGTGAATTAAG GGCAGAGTTGAGCTTACTTAAGCAGCATGTAGAAGCTCAGGCCAAGGAGCTTGACCATAGAATGCATCGGGTAGAGGAACTTGAAGAGAAGGAGAGAGTGGCAAATGAAAAT ATTGAGGGACTAATGATGGACATTGCTGCCGCTGAAGAAGAAATTAACAGATGGAAAGTGGCAGCAGAGCAAGAAGCTGCTGCAGGCAGAGGCGTCGAACAGGAATTTGTGGCACAG TTGTCAGCACTTAAGCAGGAATTTGAAGAGGCAAAGCAATCCATGTTAGAATCAGAGAAGAAACTAAATTTCAAAGAAGAAACAGCTGCTGCTGCCATGGCAGCCAGAGATGCAGCAGAAAAGTCTCTTAAGTTAGCAGACTTGAGGTCATCTAGACTAAGAGACAGAGTAGAGGAGCTTACTCATCAGCTCGAAGAGTTTGAGAACAGGGAAGATTCAAGGAGCCATAATCGGCCTAGATATGTATGTTGGCCATGGCAGTGGCTCGGCATGGACTTTGTTGGATTTCAGCAGCGACCCGATACACAACAGGAGGCTTCTAACGAAATGGAACTTTCCGAACCTCTATTATAA
- the LOC100790937 gene encoding E3 ubiquitin-protein ligase RGLG5 isoform X1: MLLELETWTALVVLFLLVLILKESIMGGKSSKRSERRHVSSYGSAGSSSSRDSYGYPQSPNAYPQQNPYNTPLHHRAPAPFHDYSRPKRRLDRRYSRIADDYHSLDEVTTALSHAGLESSNLIVGIDFTKSNEWTGKRSFNRKSLHHIGSGQNPYEQAISIIGKTLSVFDEDNLIPCFGFGDASTHDQDVFSFHSDERFCHGFEEVLSRYRDIVPRLRLAGPTSFAPIIEMAMTIVEQSGGQYHVLLIIADGQVTRSVDTQHGQLSPQEEKTIDAIVKASEYPLSIVLVGVGDGPWDMMREFDDNIPARAFDNFQFVNFTEIMSESIDSSRKEREFALSALMEIPSQYKATIDLGILGSARRGHSADRVPLPPPHYERASSSSTIPLPSNSFQQSTPTYYDNVNAESSSRNLYDSKVCPICLTNDKDMAFGCGHQTCCDCGENLECCPICRSTITTRIKLY; this comes from the exons ATGCTTCTAGag CTAGAGACTTGGACAGCTttggttgttttgtttttgcttgTGTTGATTCTAAAGGAGTCGATCATGGGAGGTAAGAGTTCAAAACGGTCTGAAAGAAGGCATGTTTCATCATATGGATCTGCTGGTTCTTCATCTTCACGGGATAGCTATGGATACCCTCAATCACCAAATGCATACCCACAACAAAATCCTTATAATACGCCTCTTCACCACCGTGCACCAGCTCCATTCCACGACTATTCACGGCCAAAAAGGAGGTTAGATAGGAGATATTCAAGAATAGCTGATGATTACCATTCACTGGATGAG GTTACCACTGCTCTTTCACATGCTGGCCTGGAATCTTCTAATCTCATTGTTGGCATTGATTTTACAAAGAGCAACGAGTGGACAG GGAAGAGGTCATTCAACCGAAAAAGTTTACATCATATAGGAAGTGGTCAAAATCCTTATGAACAAGCAATCTCGATTATTGGGAAAACTTTAAGTGTTTTTGACGAGGATAACTTGATTCCTTGTTTTGGATTTGGAGATG CATCAACACATGATCAAGATGTCTTCAGTTTCCATTCAGATGAGAGGTTCTGCCATGGATTTGAGGAAGTTTTGTCAAGATATAGAGATATTGTTCCTCGCCTGCGTCTAGCAG GACCCACTTCATTTGCCCCAATTATTGAGATGGCCATGACTATAGTTGAGCAAAGTGGCGGCCAATATCATGTCCTGCTAATAATTGCTGATGGACAG GTGACCAGAAGTGTTGACACACAACATGGCCAGCTAAGTCCACAGGAAGAGAAGACAATTGATGCAATTGTAAAAGCCAG TGAGTATCCACTTTCAATAGTTTTGGTGGGAGTTGGAGATGGACCATGGGATATGATGAGGGAATTTGATGATAACATCCCAGCTCGAGCATTTGACAATTTTCAG TTTGTGAATTTTACGGAAATAATGTCAGAGAGTATAGACTCAAgcagaaaagagagagagtttgCACTATCAGCTTTGATGGAGATACCTTCTCAATATAAGGCAACCATAGACCTTGGCATATTGGG TAGTGCACGGAGAGGACATTCAGCAGACAGGGTTCCTCTACCTCCACCTCATTATGAGAGGGCTTCCAGCAGCAGCACAATACCTCTTCCTTCAAACAGTTTTCAGCAGAGCACACCAACATATTATGATAATGTTAACGCAGAATCATCTTCAAGAAACTTATATGATAGTAAG GTTTGCCCGATTTGTCTTACTAATGATAAGGATATGGCATTTGGTTGCGGGCACCAG ACTTGCTGTGACTGTGGAGAAAACCTCGAATGCTGCCCCATTTGCCGAAGCACAATCACTACCAGAATAAAGCTTTACTAG
- the LOC100790415 gene encoding glycosyl hydrolase 5 family protein, translating into MILLKKHEMVFNFVSALITTILLSGAIVEVKGLPLHTDSRWIVNEDGQRVKLACVNWVSHLEAVVAEGLSKKPVDVISNGIKSMGFNCVRLTWPIVLVTNDSLASLTVRSSFQNLALLESIAGVQTNNPSIIDLPLIQAFQAVVKSLGDNDVMVILDNHITQPGWCCSNSDGNGFFGDKFFDPNQWILGLTKMASLFNGVTNVVGMSLRNELRGPKQNVNDWYKYMVKGAEAIHAANPDVLVILSGLNFDKDLSFIQNRPVSLTFKGKLVYEAHWYAFTDGQAWVNGNPNQVCGQVAGNMMRTSGFLVNQGWPLFISEFGGDLRGTNVNDNRYLNCFLAVAAELDLDWALWTLVGSYYFRQGVIGMEEFYGILSWDWTQVRNTTFLNRISALQLPFRGPGITRGNPYKLIFHPLTGLCVIRKSLLDPLTLGPCYLSDGWKYTPQKILSIKGTYFCIQAENEGMPAKLGIICSDPNSRWEMISDSKLHLSSKLSDDSNVCLDVDDNNNIVTNACKCLSRDRTCDPSSQWFKLIDSGRRSMLTTSTSSMLNSSDLYGNH; encoded by the exons ATGATACTACTGAAGAAACACGAAATGGTCTTCAATTTTGTCTCTGCACTAATAACAACAATATTGCTCTCCGGAGCCATAGTTGAAGTTAAGGGTCTTCCACTTCACACGGATTCACGATGGATCGTCAACGAAGATGGGCAGAGGGTCAAGCTGGCATGTGTGAATTGGGTGTCCCATTTGGAAGCTGTGGTGGCCGAAGGGCTCAGCAAAAAGCCCGTGGATGTCATTTCAAATGGAATAAAGTCCATGGGCTTCAACTGTGTCAGGCTCACTTGGCCTATAGTTTTGGTCACTAATGACTCTCTTGCTTCTCTCACCGTTAGAAGCTCCTTTCAGAACCTTGCCCTCCTTGAATCCATTGCTGGTGTCCAAACCAACAACCCCTCCATTATCGATCTTCCCCTCATCCAAGCTTTTCag GCAGTGGTGAAAAGTCTCGGTGACAACGATGTGATGGTGATATTGGACAACCACATAACCCAGCCAGGGTGGTGCTGCAGTAACTCCGACGGCAATGGCTTCTTCGGTGACAAATTTTTTGACCCAAACCAGTGGATATTGGGCCTCACCAAGATGGCCTCCCTCTTCAATGGAGTCACTAATGTGGTGGGCATGAGCTTGAGGAATGAGCTCCGAGGGCCCAAACAGAATGTCAACGATTGGTACAA GTACATGGTGAAAGGAGCAGAAGCGATTCATGCAGCAAATCCGGATGTTCTTGTTATTTTATCCGGCCTGAATTTTGATAAAGACTTATCTTTCATTCAAAATCGGCCAGTGAGCCTCACATTTAAGGGGAAATTAGTATATGAGGCACACTGGTATGCCTTCACTGATGGTCAAGCTTGGGTTAATGGGAATCCAAACCAAGTATGTGGACAAGTGGCAGGAAATATGATGAGAACCTCAGGCTTTTTAGTGAACCAAGGATGGCCATTGTTTATTAGTGAGTTTGGTGGAGACTTGAGAGGTACCAACGTGAATGACAACCGCTACCTTAACTGCTTCTTGGCAGTGGCAGCTGAGCTTGACTTGGATTGGGCCTTGTGGACACTTGTTGGTAGCTACTACTTTAGACAAGGAGTTATAGGAATGGAAGAGTTTTATGGGATTCTTAGTTGGGACTGGACCCAAGTTAGAAATACCACTTTCTTAAACAGAATCTCTGCCCTCCAACTTCCATTTCGAG GTCCAGGAATAACAAGAGGCAATCCATACAAATTGATATTCCATCCTTTGACCGGTTTGTGTGTCATAAGAAAGTCATTACTAGACCCATTGACATTGGGTCCTTGCTATTTATCTGATGGCTGGAAATACACACCCCAGAAAATTCTATCAATAAAAGGAACTTACTTCTGCATACAAGCAGAGAATGAAGGGATGCCTGCAAAACTTGGGATAATATGCTCAGATCCTAACTCTAGATGGGAAATGATCTCAGATTCGAAGTTGCATCTCTCATCTAAACTCAGCGATGATTCTAATGTATGCTTAGATGTAGACGATAACAACAACATTGTGACCAATGCTTGCAAATGCTTGAGCAGAGATCGTACATGTGACCCTAGTAGCCAATGGTTCAAACTTATTGACAGCGGAAGGAGATCAATGTTGACAACCTCAACATCATCCATGCTAAATTCATCAGACCTTTATGGAAACCATTAA